In Candidatus Epulonipiscium viviparus, one DNA window encodes the following:
- a CDS encoding DUF342 domain-containing protein: MKDDIIVNVSIDKMMASIAFQIYKPVVLETVTENTSSESDKPEENEDIPEIVTAVTMEEIHQALKDNGVIFGISNELIQEALDEYEPNKKYVVANGMEPTKGPDAYIEYIAKHEVGTTPEELDHGKVNFKELHFVFSVEPGEAVAKKIVAAKGTDGKNVLGEKIDALMGNDIQPRLGKNLQMLDDNLTVVAAMEGQFKVENGVLSIEPLITIDSDIGPATGNVSFLGSVIINGNVLEGYRVKAKGDIEVKGVVEGGILEANGNIVVSYGMHGSDKGILRSQKNILVKFIENSKVEAMGNIVAEAILHSNVKCKGEIMVQTGKGKIVGGYISALKSITAIEVGSLMGTKTRIRIGVEPDVIELYQEIHKSYMTHLDNLNRTNKNVAYLENQNVALSQKKIELLRQAKLLCVNLTNEINLLKFRLKAIEQKMKESSHGTLKAKNWFYEGTEVLIGNRNKIFVENTRGGKCFIYDGEITVTHIL; the protein is encoded by the coding sequence ATGAAAGATGACATAATAGTTAATGTAAGTATAGATAAAATGATGGCTTCTATTGCATTTCAAATATATAAACCTGTAGTACTTGAAACAGTAACAGAAAATACATCTTCTGAATCAGATAAGCCAGAAGAGAATGAAGATATTCCAGAAATAGTTACTGCAGTTACTATGGAAGAAATACATCAAGCACTAAAAGATAATGGTGTTATTTTTGGGATCAGCAATGAACTAATTCAAGAGGCATTGGATGAATATGAACCTAATAAAAAATATGTTGTAGCCAATGGAATGGAACCAACTAAGGGACCAGATGCATATATAGAATATATAGCAAAACACGAAGTAGGAACTACTCCAGAAGAATTAGATCATGGAAAAGTAAATTTTAAGGAACTACATTTTGTTTTTAGTGTAGAGCCTGGAGAAGCTGTGGCTAAAAAGATAGTAGCGGCAAAAGGAACTGATGGAAAGAATGTTTTGGGAGAAAAAATAGATGCTTTGATGGGGAATGATATACAACCTAGATTGGGAAAAAATCTTCAAATGCTGGATGATAATTTAACTGTTGTGGCAGCTATGGAGGGGCAGTTTAAAGTAGAGAATGGTGTTTTATCAATAGAACCTTTAATTACAATTGATTCTGATATTGGTCCTGCAACAGGAAATGTAAGTTTTTTGGGAAGTGTTATAATTAATGGAAACGTATTAGAAGGCTATAGAGTAAAAGCAAAAGGAGATATAGAAGTAAAAGGTGTGGTGGAAGGAGGAATATTGGAAGCAAACGGAAATATTGTTGTGTCATATGGAATGCATGGTAGTGACAAAGGAATTCTTAGATCACAGAAAAATATTCTGGTTAAATTTATAGAAAATTCCAAAGTAGAAGCAATGGGAAACATTGTGGCAGAAGCAATTTTACATAGTAATGTAAAATGCAAAGGAGAGATAATGGTTCAAACTGGAAAGGGCAAAATAGTAGGTGGATATATTTCAGCTCTAAAAAGCATAACAGCTATTGAGGTGGGATCTTTAATGGGTACCAAAACTAGAATTAGAATTGGAGTAGAGCCTGATGTAATAGAATTATATCAAGAGATTCATAAATCGTATATGACTCATTTGGATAATCTGAATAGAACTAATAAGAATGTGGCTTATTTAGAAAATCAGAATGTTGCATTATCGCAGAAAAAAATAGAACTTCTTCGCCAAGCCAAATTACTTTGTGTTAACCTTACCAACGAAATTAACTTACTTAAGTTTAGGTTAAAAGCTATAGAACAAAAAATGAAAGAAAGTAGTCACGGAACCCTAAAAGCCAAAAATTGGTTTTATGAAGGGACAGAGGTATTGATTGGAAATAGAAATAAAATTTTTGTGGAAAATACTAGAGGAGGCAAATGTTTTATTTATGATGGTGAAATTACTGTAACACATATACTATAA